In Desulfomonile tiedjei DSM 6799, a genomic segment contains:
- a CDS encoding ABC transporter ATP-binding protein: MIHIENLSKQFNKVLAVDHINLDVPAGEIMGFLGPNGAGKTTTIRMLAGLMRPDTGTIRIGGVDLGNEPEKAKAMVGFVPDRPYLYEKLTGWEFLQFSAGLYRVNGKELDRLGMYYLELFELLDWKDELIEGYSHGMKQRLIISSALLHKPKVFIIDEPMVGLDPRGVRLVKNLFTEMAKSRGMAVFLSTHTLAVAEEICSFITIIHKGKLIASDTPQGIKSTLEISGGNLEKAFLKLTGHDEVDGLKGSLGLANIG; this comes from the coding sequence ATGATTCACATTGAGAATCTTTCCAAGCAATTTAACAAAGTACTGGCAGTCGATCACATCAATTTGGATGTTCCGGCAGGCGAGATAATGGGTTTTCTCGGGCCCAACGGAGCCGGCAAGACAACGACGATTCGCATGCTGGCAGGACTTATGAGGCCTGATACCGGCACGATCAGGATAGGCGGGGTCGATCTTGGAAATGAGCCTGAAAAAGCCAAAGCAATGGTGGGATTCGTTCCGGATCGACCGTATCTGTACGAAAAGCTCACGGGATGGGAGTTTCTGCAGTTCAGCGCGGGCCTTTACAGGGTGAATGGCAAAGAGCTGGATCGGCTCGGCATGTACTATCTGGAATTGTTCGAGTTGCTGGATTGGAAGGACGAGCTCATAGAAGGTTATTCACATGGAATGAAGCAGCGCCTGATCATCAGTTCCGCTCTGCTTCACAAACCAAAGGTATTTATTATAGATGAACCTATGGTCGGTCTCGATCCTAGAGGCGTGAGACTGGTGAAAAATTTGTTTACCGAAATGGCAAAATCCAGGGGGATGGCCGTATTCCTTTCCACGCACACCCTGGCAGTTGCAGAGGAAATATGCTCGTTCATCACTATCATCCACAAGGGCAAACTCATTGCGTCCGATACTCCACAAGGGATAAAAAGTACGCTTGAAATTTCCGGGGGTAACCTGGAAAAAGCTTTTCTTAAGCTTACCGGGCATGACGAAGTGGATGGCCTCAAAGGAAGTCTGGGTCTGGCAAATATTGGGTGA
- a CDS encoding transglutaminase-like domain-containing protein — translation MPFFSMRPSNRFNPYVTGIIVACWLILVGYLVKDQFLEASATVSDSFRFSTVETDDWFIIRIAGAFGGFGRSRQFKGDSGWRIRDDLNISLNLQGQVKPVRISNEAEVDQDFRLISFRLRVSSGIVSFDQKGYMSGRDLIIDIPKFQGGGTKKIKLAEVPRMSRSLGLPVPLTGLQVGDDIRLPIFDPLDGNKWDAAIKVLEKADVEIGDKKIPAWRVRATFRSVEVIMWIDDQGRLLKGRMPLNIMVVRSDKNEIQRELRASRDLPDLVAMTSVPLEGTIPEPDKLQRIKLQIQGITGVALPSDSRQKISGTEIELTRQDLPVSSYALPNKDPRMGRYLMPSRFIRSDSPEIIRKAQEIVGNETDPVKAALLVNSWVFKNLKKVPTPAVPDAFSVLQMGQGDCNEHAVLAASFARAIGLPAQIAVGLIYSEGGFFYHAWVEYWTGSSWLAADPLMDKAPIPPLYIALLHGDVDKHVNVMAFLGELKLKVLDITVMPGKEVSLSR, via the coding sequence ATGCCTTTTTTCTCAATGCGGCCCAGCAATCGTTTTAATCCATATGTTACCGGTATTATCGTAGCGTGCTGGCTTATTCTCGTTGGATATCTGGTGAAAGACCAGTTTCTCGAGGCAAGCGCAACGGTATCGGATTCTTTCCGTTTTTCCACGGTAGAAACAGATGATTGGTTCATCATACGGATCGCCGGCGCGTTCGGCGGCTTCGGTCGGTCCAGGCAGTTCAAAGGCGATTCAGGATGGCGTATACGCGATGACTTGAATATCTCTCTCAATTTGCAGGGTCAGGTCAAACCCGTTCGCATAAGCAACGAAGCTGAAGTGGACCAGGATTTCAGATTGATATCCTTTCGTCTCAGAGTGTCGTCGGGAATTGTATCGTTCGATCAAAAAGGCTACATGTCCGGACGAGATCTCATCATCGATATTCCGAAGTTCCAGGGTGGGGGCACAAAGAAGATCAAACTTGCAGAGGTCCCCAGAATGTCGCGTTCCCTCGGACTGCCTGTCCCACTCACCGGATTGCAGGTGGGTGATGACATACGACTGCCGATTTTCGATCCTTTGGACGGGAACAAATGGGATGCTGCTATAAAAGTTCTCGAGAAAGCGGACGTGGAAATCGGAGACAAGAAGATTCCCGCATGGAGAGTTCGGGCAACCTTCAGATCTGTGGAGGTCATTATGTGGATCGACGATCAGGGTCGACTCCTGAAAGGCAGAATGCCGCTCAATATTATGGTAGTCCGCTCCGACAAAAACGAAATTCAGCGTGAACTGAGAGCTTCCCGCGACCTCCCGGACCTTGTCGCAATGACATCGGTTCCTCTGGAGGGCACAATTCCGGAACCCGATAAGCTTCAGCGGATTAAATTGCAAATACAAGGAATTACCGGCGTTGCTCTGCCTTCCGATTCGAGACAGAAGATTTCCGGCACAGAAATCGAGCTGACCCGACAAGACTTGCCCGTATCAAGTTATGCGCTCCCGAATAAAGATCCCAGAATGGGCAGATATCTCATGCCGTCCAGATTCATCAGGAGCGATTCACCGGAAATTATCCGCAAGGCCCAGGAAATCGTCGGAAATGAAACAGATCCTGTCAAGGCTGCATTGCTCGTTAATTCCTGGGTGTTTAAGAATCTCAAGAAAGTCCCCACTCCTGCTGTTCCCGACGCATTCAGCGTGCTGCAGATGGGTCAGGGCGATTGCAACGAACATGCGGTACTTGCTGCATCATTCGCCCGGGCAATAGGTCTGCCTGCTCAGATAGCTGTCGGGCTGATCTACTCGGAAGGCGGGTTCTTCTACCATGCGTGGGTGGAATACTGGACCGGAAGCTCGTGGCTTGCTGCCGATCCATTGATGGATAAAGCCCCTATTCCTCCTCTTTACATTGCGCTCCTTCATGGAGACGTGGACAAGCACGTTAACGTTATGGCGTTTTTAGGGGAGTTAAAATTAAAGGTACTGGATATCACGGTTATGCCGGGTAAAGAGGTGTCTCTAAGCAGATGA
- a CDS encoding histidinol phosphate phosphatase domain-containing protein: protein MIDFHTHTLLSDGVLIPSEQVRRAAHIGYRAIGLTDHVDGSNLEDVVPRIAKVAKELNRFQEVLTIPGAEITHAPPGQIRELVQAAKKLGAVLVVVHGETPAEPVAPGTNRAGIESGADILAHPGFITPDEARLAAELGVFLEITARSGHNLTNGHVARIASVSGARLVINTDAHAPGDMITRARAMQVLIGAGMTEAQAGASFNNNEQFLETLKQRLS, encoded by the coding sequence GTGATCGATTTTCATACACACACGCTGCTGAGCGACGGAGTACTCATACCGAGTGAACAGGTACGGAGAGCAGCCCACATTGGTTATAGAGCGATAGGACTTACGGATCATGTGGACGGTTCGAATCTGGAAGATGTAGTCCCGCGAATCGCAAAGGTGGCGAAAGAACTAAACCGCTTTCAAGAAGTGCTCACTATTCCCGGTGCGGAAATCACCCATGCTCCGCCTGGACAGATACGCGAGCTGGTACAAGCTGCGAAAAAGTTGGGCGCAGTTCTGGTGGTTGTGCATGGAGAAACCCCGGCTGAACCTGTGGCTCCGGGGACGAACCGTGCGGGCATAGAATCAGGAGCGGATATCCTCGCGCATCCCGGATTCATAACTCCCGATGAGGCGAGACTGGCAGCGGAACTCGGTGTCTTCCTGGAAATAACCGCCCGATCCGGTCATAATCTCACGAACGGCCATGTTGCCAGAATCGCGTCGGTTTCCGGAGCGCGACTCGTGATCAACACGGATGCTCATGCTCCCGGAGACATGATAACCCGCGCAAGAGCGATGCAGGTTTTGATTGGAGCCGGTATGACCGAGGCTCAGGCCGGAGCGTCTTTCAACAATAACGAACAGTTCCTCGAAACCCTCAAACAAAGATTGTCGTGA